One Erythrobacter sp. SDW2 genomic region harbors:
- a CDS encoding LysR substrate-binding domain-containing protein has product MVTRRLPPLRALEAFMRTVRLGSARAAAEELNLSPSALSRRIANLEEFVGKKLFTRARQAMALTDEGHHFYEAVNPHFEALARAVEGQSDNLSLLRLRLGVLPLFGTQRLFPRIAELRKLHPLLHIDIDSGPHLEQRVGDTLDAAIILSRGPERGLHAVRLDENKVHAICSKELAGRIGKSPEQAILARQTFLIHNELPESFMAWKDALGMRDLDPMAIDHFDSGQIILEAAAQGLGIAIMHDDHLRRADDDRLTELFDIEVESPYSYWFVCKPTALESRPVRLFHDWLVKAGL; this is encoded by the coding sequence ATGGTCACTCGCCGCCTTCCCCCGCTGCGCGCGCTCGAAGCTTTCATGCGCACTGTCCGCCTTGGTTCCGCGCGGGCGGCGGCCGAAGAACTGAACCTCAGTCCTTCGGCGTTGAGTCGCCGCATCGCCAATCTCGAGGAGTTCGTCGGCAAGAAGCTGTTCACCCGCGCCCGCCAAGCCATGGCGCTGACCGATGAGGGGCACCATTTCTACGAAGCGGTGAATCCGCATTTCGAAGCACTCGCCCGTGCGGTCGAGGGACAGTCGGACAATCTCTCGCTATTGCGTCTGCGCCTGGGCGTGCTGCCGCTGTTCGGCACCCAGCGGCTGTTTCCACGCATCGCCGAACTGCGCAAGCTCCACCCGCTGCTGCATATCGACATCGATTCCGGCCCGCATCTGGAGCAGCGCGTGGGCGACACGCTCGATGCTGCGATCATCCTCAGCCGCGGGCCGGAGCGGGGCCTGCACGCAGTCCGGCTGGACGAGAACAAGGTCCACGCGATCTGCAGCAAGGAGCTCGCCGGGCGGATCGGCAAGAGCCCGGAACAGGCCATCCTCGCCCGGCAGACTTTCCTGATCCACAATGAGCTGCCCGAAAGCTTCATGGCGTGGAAGGATGCGCTGGGGATGCGCGATCTCGACCCCATGGCGATCGACCACTTCGATTCCGGCCAGATCATTCTCGAAGCCGCGGCACAGGGACTCGGCATTGCCATCATGCATGACGACCACCTGCGCCGCGCCGACGACGACCGGTTGACCGAGCTGTTCGATATCGAGGTCGAAAGCCCCTACAGCTACTGGTTCGTATGCAAACCGACCGCGCTGGAAAGCCGCCCGGTGCGGTTGTTCCACGACTGGCTGGTGAAGGCCGGACTCTAG
- a CDS encoding hemolysin family protein — translation MLAIRKFFDPHVGDRSLRAQLEEAIDEHEDDEGTGGEPAANGDLSPIERQMLRNLLHFSEHDADDVAVPRGEIIAVDAKSTWQELLDSFAEHGHSRLPVYRDQLDDVIGMIHIKDVFPFLVGGRTPPEDWTTLMRQPLYVPQTRGALDVLADMRSNRTHLAIVLDEFTGTDGLITIEDLVEEIVGEIEDEHDDAPEIWIADIGEGMWDCDARAELDDVAEQIDPRLAEVEESVDTLGGLTFVLAERVPKVGEIVEHPSGWKIEVTAGDETHVTRLRLHAPPRKVHEADL, via the coding sequence ATGCTCGCCATACGCAAGTTCTTCGATCCGCACGTCGGCGACCGCTCGCTGCGCGCGCAACTCGAAGAGGCCATCGACGAACACGAGGATGACGAAGGAACGGGCGGGGAGCCTGCGGCCAATGGCGACCTGTCGCCGATCGAACGGCAAATGTTGCGCAACCTCCTCCACTTCAGCGAGCACGATGCTGACGATGTCGCGGTGCCGCGCGGCGAGATCATCGCAGTCGATGCCAAGTCAACCTGGCAAGAACTGCTCGATTCCTTCGCCGAACACGGCCATTCGCGCCTGCCGGTCTATCGCGACCAGCTCGACGATGTCATCGGCATGATCCACATCAAGGACGTCTTTCCCTTCCTCGTTGGCGGCAGAACCCCGCCGGAGGACTGGACCACGCTGATGCGCCAGCCGCTCTATGTGCCGCAGACGCGCGGCGCGCTGGATGTGCTGGCCGACATGCGCTCGAACCGCACCCACCTTGCTATCGTGCTCGACGAGTTCACCGGCACCGATGGGCTCATCACCATCGAGGATCTGGTCGAGGAAATCGTCGGCGAGATCGAGGACGAGCACGACGACGCGCCGGAGATCTGGATCGCCGACATTGGCGAAGGAATGTGGGACTGCGACGCCCGCGCCGAGCTGGACGATGTCGCCGAACAGATCGACCCGCGCCTCGCAGAGGTAGAGGAATCGGTCGACACGCTGGGCGGGCTGACCTTTGTCCTCGCCGAACGCGTGCCCAAGGTCGGCGAAATCGTCGAACACCCGAGCGGATGGAAGATCGAGGTCACCGCAGGCGACGAGACCCATGTGACGCGCCTGCGCCTGCACGCGCCGCCGAGGAAGGTGCACGAGGCGGACCTTTAA
- the ybeY gene encoding rRNA maturation RNase YbeY — protein sequence MELEIDVEHWPTGDWAAVAERAAAAAEAMEPLLANARLEVSLLFTSDAEIHFLNRQWRQGDKPTNVLSFPMLGRDDLFDLPRDGPPEMLGDIALAHETCAREAEEKGISLEHHASHLIIHGLLHLAGYDHVDSAAQAEEMEALEIAALAKLGIADPYGDRN from the coding sequence ATGGAACTGGAGATAGATGTCGAACACTGGCCGACTGGCGACTGGGCCGCCGTGGCCGAGCGCGCGGCAGCCGCTGCCGAAGCGATGGAGCCCCTGCTCGCCAATGCCCGGCTGGAAGTCAGCCTGTTGTTTACCAGCGATGCCGAGATACATTTCCTCAACCGTCAATGGCGCCAGGGTGACAAGCCAACGAATGTGCTGTCCTTCCCCATGCTCGGCCGCGACGACCTGTTCGACCTGCCCCGCGACGGCCCGCCCGAAATGCTGGGGGATATTGCGCTGGCACACGAGACTTGCGCGCGCGAAGCGGAAGAGAAAGGCATCAGCCTGGAGCATCATGCCAGCCACCTGATCATCCATGGCCTGCTGCACCTGGCGGGCTACGATCATGTCGATTCCGCCGCACAGGCGGAGGAAATGGAAGCGCTGGAGATTGCGGCGCTTGCCAAACTGGGCATCGCGGACCCATATGGGGACCGCAATTGA